GACAGTACAGTCTGGATGAAAGAGGTTTAAATGAAGCACGCTTTTATGCGCTTTTTTTAACGCCCTGAGTTTTCTGGGCGTTTTTTTATTGATGATGGGCAGGCATAAACTTAAAGAGCGGAGCAGATATTATAACTGCTCTGAAACTTAAGAAATATAGTAAATAAAACTGAAAAAGATGAAGTTTATTTACTGTAGGCTGAGGAAAAGCTTGTGAAGCTGAAAACAGAAAGACGGTTTTCAATTTTCATGAGCATTGCCGTTTGAACTGCCGGCAATCCCATTTCATTTATAAAACGCCATAATACTAATTGAATTAGTATAAGAATATTCGGGAGGGTTTAATTTGAAAAACGATTTTGCATTGCCGCAGAGAATCGGCACGAAACAAATGGCGAGAATAAGCTTTCTTGCAGTCATAGGCTTTGTACTGGAAATGATTAATTTCCCTTTGCCTATTTTCCCCGGGTTTTTAAAGTTCGATTTCAGCAGTCTTCCTTCTTTAATCGGAGGAATGCTGATGGGGCCTTTGCCTGCGGTTTTTATTGAGCTTATTAAAAATCTTTTAAAGGTTATTGTTCAGTCTGAAACCATCGGAATAGGAGAAGTATCCAATTTCATCTGCGGAATTTCTCTTGCTGTTCCGGCTGCTGTTATTTATAGAAAAATGAAAGGCTATAAAGGCTTCATTATAGGAGGCATTACGGGCGTGATTATGCTTACGGTGGTAGCTTCACTGTCCAATTATTTCTTTGTGATACCGGCATATGCTTTTGCCTTCGGCGGAATGGAGGCTATCATAGGCCTTGCAAGCAAGGTTAACGGAAATATCCATGACCTTAAAACCATTATCATGCTTGCCATCATACCTTTTAATATTATTAAAGGAAGTGCCACGGTTCTTGCAGGGGCTGTTATCTACAGGCATCTGCCTATATTTGAAAAAGAAAAATAAGATATCAATAAAAAAAGCCGGGATTTTCCGGCTTTTTATTTATTATTCTTCGTCTTCCTTATAGGGGAAAACCTTATTTAAAACAAGAATCATGATATAAAAAAGTATGAGTACGGAGAAAACTCCGATTAAACCGTAGGACATCACTTGAAATCCCTGGGATAAGGTGTTCATATGAATACCGCCTTTCTATGAAAGTATCGCAAATTAACTTGAAAAATTCCCGGTCAATTGACTTTTCCTTTATTTTATAATGTCTGAAGTCATTTTTATACAATCGGAATAAAAATAAATTGAAGATACAGCAATATAGCTTTGAGGTAGTAATAAAAAACTATTTTTCATAAATGCCTTCATCTATAGAATCGCTTAAATGAAGCCATTCAAAATATACGCTTTTTATTACCTTATTTAAGTTATATTATTATACATTACATTCCTAAAATAACAGGTACGATAGCAAGAATAATTGCCCCTGCAACTACGGAACCAAGCTGGCCGGAAACGTTTGCAGATACGGCCTGCATCAGGATGAAGTTTGTAGGGTCGGCTTCCTTTGCAAGCTTTTGAACGATACGGCTTGACATAGGGAATGCGGAAATACCTGCGGCACCAATCATAGGGTTCACCTTCTGCTTGCTGAAAAGGTTTAAGAATTTAGCAAACAATACGCCGCCTGCGGTATCAAAGATGAATGCCACAAGGCCTAAAGCCATAATAAGGAGCGTCTGGAACTGAAGGAAATCCTCTGCCTTCATGGTAGCACCTATGGTAATACCGAGAACGAGGGTAACGAGGTTTGCAAGTTCATTTTGAGCGGCATTGGAAAGCTTCTCTAATACGCCGCAAACCCTTATTAAATTACCGAACATTAAGGATCCGATAAGGGGAACGCTGATCGGGGCAAGGATACCGGATACGATAGTAACTACAATTGGAAATGCGATAAGAGCCATTTTTGATATTTGAATATCTTTAAATTCCATTCTGATACAGCGTTCTTCCTTGGTGGTAAGGGCCTTTATTACAGGAGGCTGTATGATAGGAACCAAGGACATGTAGGAATAAGCCGCAACGGTAATAGGACCTAAGAATGTAGGAGAAAAGAGCCTTGCTACGAAAATACTTGTAGGGCCGTCGGCAGCACCTATAATGCCTATGGCAGCTGCGTCTTTCAAAGTGATATTAAGGCCCGGGAAGGCTTTTCCAAGAGCAAGGGCCGCAATAATAGTAAAGAAGATACCGAACTGGGCGGCAGCTCCGAAAAGAAGCATTTTAGGCGTTTTTAAAAGAGGGGTAAAGTCTATCATAGCGCCTACCGCTATAAAAATCATAATAGGGAAAAGTTCTGTAATGATGCCCACATTGTAAAACACTTGAAGGAATCCTGCTGCCCCGTCATGCTCCCAAACGATGCCGAAGGGAAGGTTAACGAGAATGGCGCCGAAACCGATAGGTAAAAGCAGCATAGGCTCGTAATCCTTTTTTACGGCAAGATAAATGAGCAGCAGGCCAATCAGATACATGATTATTTTACCGATGCTCAGTTCAAAAACTCCGTTAAACAGTTCTAATAAGATTTCCATTGATAAACAAACCTCCATTTAGTTTAGGGCGTATTTGAAAAGTCAAAAACACGATCTATTTTTCCATAAGTACATTTTCTTCTCGGAAAAAACTCCCAGGTTACCCCGAAATGGCACTTTCTTTCAAAATATCCTTGATTTCATTATTTCAAACATTGCCTAAGCAAGTAAACTGTAAATTAATAAATATGCGTGGCCTTTTGGCAGGCCATTTAAGTAAAATTATATAGTTTTTTGTATTAAAAATCAATAAGCT
This is a stretch of genomic DNA from Anaeropeptidivorans aminofermentans. It encodes these proteins:
- a CDS encoding ECF transporter S component → MKNDFALPQRIGTKQMARISFLAVIGFVLEMINFPLPIFPGFLKFDFSSLPSLIGGMLMGPLPAVFIELIKNLLKVIVQSETIGIGEVSNFICGISLAVPAAVIYRKMKGYKGFIIGGITGVIMLTVVASLSNYFFVIPAYAFAFGGMEAIIGLASKVNGNIHDLKTIIMLAIIPFNIIKGSATVLAGAVIYRHLPIFEKEK
- a CDS encoding OadG-related small transporter subunit — its product is MNTLSQGFQVMSYGLIGVFSVLILFYIMILVLNKVFPYKEDEE
- a CDS encoding sodium ion-translocating decarboxylase subunit beta; the protein is MEILLELFNGVFELSIGKIIMYLIGLLLIYLAVKKDYEPMLLLPIGFGAILVNLPFGIVWEHDGAAGFLQVFYNVGIITELFPIMIFIAVGAMIDFTPLLKTPKMLLFGAAAQFGIFFTIIAALALGKAFPGLNITLKDAAAIGIIGAADGPTSIFVARLFSPTFLGPITVAAYSYMSLVPIIQPPVIKALTTKEERCIRMEFKDIQISKMALIAFPIVVTIVSGILAPISVPLIGSLMFGNLIRVCGVLEKLSNAAQNELANLVTLVLGITIGATMKAEDFLQFQTLLIMALGLVAFIFDTAGGVLFAKFLNLFSKQKVNPMIGAAGISAFPMSSRIVQKLAKEADPTNFILMQAVSANVSGQLGSVVAGAIILAIVPVILGM